A stretch of Scheffersomyces stipitis CBS 6054 chromosome 2, complete sequence DNA encodes these proteins:
- the HTS1 gene encoding histidine tRNA synthetase (histidine tRNA synthetase Histidine--tRNA ligase.~go_funtion tRNA ligase activity; ATP binding~go_process tRNA aminoacylation for protein translation; protein biosynthesis), protein MSTETAASAAEKITGANALAAAKPTNQKSSKKSKKQDAQQFLLKTPKGTKDWFDKDMVIRDAIFGSLTSLFKRHGGVTIDTPVFELREILTGKYGEDSKLIYNLEDQGGELTSLRYDLTVPFARFVAMNSISSIKRYHIAKVYRRDQPAMTKGRMREFYQCDIDIAGNYDSMVPDSEILSIVCEGLTNLGINEFKVKLNHRKILDGIFEACGVKEEYVRKVSSAVDKLDKLPWEAVKKEMVQEKDQPEEVADKIGEFVKVKGSIRETLSFLKSSELLANNASAQKGIEEMTTLADYVDAFGIGEKISFDLSLARGLDYYTGLIYEAVTEGSAPPENADELKSKAQKNSKDKEVDDASEYVGIGSIAAGGRYDNLVGMFSNGKSIPCVGISFGVERIFSIIKARAAKQLDKIGSAHTQVYVMAFGGGEGWNGFLKERMAVTNQLWQEGVNAEYLYKGKANIRKQFDAAEKTGAKVAVILGKEEYPAGQIRLKVLGQGAESDEGELIKAENLVEAVKAKLDSLNQDGLDDITRLIRAI, encoded by the coding sequence ATGTCGACTGAAACTGCTGCCAGTGCTGCTGAAAAAATAACCGGAGCCAATGCTCTTGCTGCTGCCAAACCAACCAACCAGAAGTCTTCgaagaagtccaagaagcAAGATGCTCAGCAATTTCTCTTGAAAACACCCAAAGGTACCAAGGACTGGTTTGACAAAGATATGGTTATCAGAGATGCCATATTTGGTTCGCTCACTTCGTTGTTCAAGAGACACGGTGGTGTAACTATTGATACTCCAGTATTTGAACTTAGAGAAATCTTGACGGGAAAATATGGTGAAGACTCCAAATTGatctacaacttggaagaccAAGGTGGTGAATTGACATCATTGAGATATGACTTAACTGTTCCATTTGCCAGATTTGTAGCCATGAACTCTATCAGCTCTATTAAGAGATACCATATTGCTAAAGTGTACAGAAGAGACCAGCCAGCTATGACCAAAGGTAGAATGAGAGAATTCTACCAATGTGACATTGACATTGCAGGTAACTACGATTCTATGGTTCCCGACTCCGAGATCTTGAGCATCGTTTGTGAAGGTTTGACCAACTTGGGCATCAACGAGTTCAAAGTTAAGTTGAACCACAGAAAGATCTTAGACGGGATCTTTGAAGCCTGTGGagtcaaagaagaatacgtGAGAAAGGTCTCGTCTGCTGtcgacaagttggacaaaTTGCCCTGGGAAGCTGTCAAAAAAGAGATGGTTCAAGAAAAGGACCAGCctgaagaagttgccgACAAGATCGGAGAGTTTGTCAAGGTCAAGGGTTCTATTCGTGAAACCTTGTCTTTTTTGAAGTCCAGCGAATTGTTAGCTAATAACGCTTCTGCTCAGAAGggtattgaagaaatgacTACCTTGGCTGACTATGTCGACGCCTTTGGCATTGGTGAGAAGATCAGCTTTGACTTGTCGTTGGCTAGAGGGTTGGACTACTACACTGGTTTGATCTATGAAGCTGTGACTGAAGGCTCTGCTCCTCCAGAAAATGCTGATGAGTTGAAGTCCAAAGCCCAGAAGAATTCCAAGGATAAGGAAGTCGATGATGCTTCTGAATACGTTGGTATCGGTTCCATTGCCGCTGGTGGTCGTTACGATAACTTGGTAGGAATGTTCTCCAACGGTAAATCCATTCCTTGTGTAGGTATCTCTTTTGGTGTGGAAAGAATCTTTTCAATCATCAAGGCAAGAGCTGCTAAACAGCTCGACAAGATCGGCTCGGCGCACACCCAGGTGTACGTGATGGCTTTTGGGGGTGGAGAAGGTTGGAACGgattcttgaaggaaagaatGGCTGTCACCAACCAATTGTGGCAGGAAGGAGTAAATGCCGAATACTTATACAAGGGCAAGGCCAACATCCGTAAGCAATTCGATGCTGCTGAAAAGACTGGCGCTAAGGTTGCTGTCATTCTTGGTAAAGAAGAGTATCCAGCTGGCCAGATAAGACTCAAGGTTTTGGGACAAGGCGCCGAAAGTGACGAAGGggaattgatcaaggctgaaaatcttgttgaagccGTGAAGGCCAAGTTGGATTCGTTGAATCAAGACGGTTTGGACGACATCACACGTTTGATTAGAGCCATTTAG
- a CDS encoding predicted protein yields MADNEDQSYGVQVYVYDLSNGLAAVYSPMILGINLDAIYHTSVVIYNKEHYIDQGIKVNSPPGYTKYGTPIEIIDMGDTFINEEIFQEFLDELRNHDKLKYHAINYDLFDNNCNHFTDVLLDFLVGKNLDDRILKLPQQVLGTPSGQMLRQMIGAGGMYR; encoded by the exons ATGGCGGACAAT GAAGACCAATCGTATGGAGTTCAAGTATATGTGTATGACTTATCTAATGGATTAGCAGCCGTATACTCGCCAATGATTCTTGGAATCAACCTAGATGCCATCTACCACACCTCGGTGGTGATATACAACAAGGAGCATTACATAGACCAGGGGATAAAAGTCAATAGTCCGCCCGGATACACCAAGTATGGTACTCCGATCGAGATTATCGATATGGGAGACACTTTTataaatgaagaaatctttcaagaattcttaGATGAGCTCAGAAATCACGATAAATTGAAATATCATGCAATAAACTACGACTTGTTTGACAATAACTGCAACCATTTCACTGATGTTTTGTTGGATTTTTTGGTGGGCAAGAACTTGGACGACCGGATCTTAAAGTTACCACAGCAGGTATTGGGAACGCCGAGTGGACAGATGTTGAGGCAGATGATCGGAGCCGGAGGAATGTATAGATAG
- the BNA2 gene encoding tryptophan 2,3- dioxygenase translates to MASVIPKLEDYDVFPQSGFLPQSLPLERLPQAYYLPWENLVNNLPSLILTKRVRILVDKLPLLTVDNLESEEQYRRAYQILGFLSHAYIWGADEPMNKLPKQISEPWVQVSEHLGLPPIATYAGLCLWNFKQIIPTAEGEDIWDLDNLTTINTFTGSIDESWFYLVSVYFEHKGAFCIKMGMDALESAYRGDTAQLIKNLQNLAESIDHLGSVLMKMEEMCDPHVFYFRIRPYLAGWKNMADVGLDKNGIIYGSETKPRAYSGGSNAQSSLIQFLDILLDVKHYSTGERPIPHQKQTSQDDRPENGFMNEMRNYMPGKHREFLQKLQEASNIRDYVLKHGDSCPELLLSFDACLAMLKSFRDKHIQIVTRYVVLQAKKTNNMGSSSTMRSGLAKKKKNGAEEKGTGGTSLLPFLKQCRDETGDPAAGNWGKRILSDGVMRLKYSKPNGINED, encoded by the coding sequence ATGGCCAGTGTCATTCCTAAGTTGGAGGATTACGACGTATTTCCTCAGTCGGGCTTCTTGCCCCAGAGTCTTCCTCTTGAAAGACTTCCCCAAGCTTATTACTTGCCATGGGAGAATTTGGTCAACAACTTGCCCTCTCTCATTTTGACCAAGCGAGTCAGGATTTTGGTGGACAAATTGCCCCTTTTGACTGTAGACAACTTAGAGTCCGAGGAACAGTACAGAAGAGCCTATCAAATATTGGGTTTCTTGTCGCATGCCTATATTTGGGGAGCCGATGAACCCATGAACAAGTTGCCCAAACAGATTTCCGAGCCATGGGTTCAGGTCTCTGAACACTTGGGCTTGCCTCCAATTGCTACCTATGCTGGTTTGTGTTTGTGGAATTTCAAGCAGATTATCCCCACCGCAGAAGGCGAGGATATCTGGgacttggacaacttgacCACCATCAACACCTTCACAGGTTCTATTGACGAATCGTGGTTTTATTTAGTCAGCGTCTATTTCGAGCACAAAGGTGCTTTCTGTATCAAAATGGGAATGGATGCGCTTGAAAGCGCATATCGTGGCGATACTGCTcagttgatcaagaacttgCAGAATTTGGCTGAGTCTATCGACCACCTTGGCTCAgtattgatgaagatggaagaGATGTGTGATCCTCACGTTTTTTACTTTCGTATCAGACCCTATTTGGCCGGTTGGAAGAACATGGCCGACGTTGGCTTGGACAAGAACGGAATCATATATGGCTCTGAGACCAAGCCCCGTGCATATTCCGGAGGTTCTAACGCCCAAAGCTCGcttattcaattcttggaCATCTTGCTAGACGTCAAACATTACTCTACAGGAGAGAGACCTATTCCACATCAGAAACAAACCTCACAGGATGACAGACCCGAGAATGGGTTCATGAACGAAATGCGTAACTACATGCCCGGTAAACATCGTGAATTCTTGcagaaacttcaagaagcttCCAATATTAGAGACTATGTATTGAAGCATGGAGATTCGTGCCCCGAGTTGCTCTTGAGTTTTGATGCATGTTTGGCCATGCTCAAGCTGTTCAGAGACAAGCATATCCAAATCGTCACCAGATATGTTGTGTTGCAAGCCAAAAAGACAAACAACATGGGCTCGTCGTCGACGATGAGATCTGGCTTGgccaaaaagaagaaaaacggtgcagaagaaaagggAACAGGAGGAACCTCATTATTGCCATTTCTCAAACAATGTAGAGATGAAACTGGAGATCCCGCGGCTGGTAACTGGGGTAAGAGAATTCTCAGCGATGGTGTAATGAGATTAAAGTACTCTAAGCCCAATGGAATCAACGAGGATTAG
- a CDS encoding predicted protein: MAHSSDFDEFARYKTQLHDLLADRHFDSSMLLGFDSMIRTKFQARIFADLNDYYSNIEQDKNDLPNNQLELQFNTGSYLDLIWREFHYPILKLFQKLHEDLYKSVNANFSRCVNEGQPGKFKVKPVESRKLHDQLQKFTKQLFNFYISLLNYFTTHYDIPLLPRKFTEHFNFQPNPKAIRTSNTNFQANVLFLCHKCLVILGDISRHKSKIENSFVVPCSSNKAFFNNRELNTIQKSLLEEPTYEKAIQFYKLCIVLIPALNEPYNHIGMICNTLNKQFEACIWFLRSTLTRIGNFQVGMNNFKSIIRKKPFVAKLNRINSDRFDGGRSKTEPTMEDDLNTMLACRVLYLYDPEEHQVDYKTIKKTTFSKLEDTLSRHLKSSFSKLLSEGKDGSNFFLNQLVFLISIYYLFTYRYIDQFCTHLLDVELNEISATNSLQCFRLILNWIKENKRAYRSLQDKHRTMSKIVQVSNKFLEDNSLNIPDKVHYFQEDLMFKDFIVIRNQFRDFKDDLLFGASNIDALHGDYS; this comes from the exons ATGGCACATTCGTCTGATTTTGATGAATTCGCCAGGTACAAGACTCAGCTCCATGATTTGCTAGCTGACCGGCACTTCGACAGCTCGATGTTGCTTGGGTTTGACAGCATGATTAGAACTAAGTTCCAGGCTCGAATCTTTGCTGACTTGAACGACTACTATTCCAATATAGAACAGGACAAGAATGACTTACCCAACAATCAATTGGAATTGCAATTCAATACTGGCTCTTACTTGGACTTGATATGGCGAGAATTCCATTATCCCATACTCAAGTTGTTCCAGAAGCTTCACGAAGACCTCTACAAAAGTGTTAATGCAAATTTCAGTAGATGTGTCAATGAAGGACAACCCGGCAAGTTTAAGGTAAAGCCAGTAGAACTGCGCAAACTTCATGATCAGCTACAAAAATTCACCAAACAGCTATTCAACTTTTACATTTCGCTATTAAACTACTTCACTACGCATTATGATATTCCTTTGCTACCTAGAAAGTTTACTGAGcatttcaatttccaacCCAATCCTAAAGCTATTAGGACTTCCAACACTAATTTTCAGGCCAATGTTTTGTTCTTGTGTCACAAGTGTTTGGTTATATTGGGGGATATATCTCGTCATAAGTCGAAGATAGAAAACAGCTTTGTAGTGCCATGCCTGTCGAACAAagcattcttcaataatcGCGAATTGAATACAATACAGAAGTCTTTGTTGGAAGAGCCAACGTATGAAAAGGCAATTCAATTTTACAAGCTCTGTATTGTTTTGATACCAGCATTGAACGAACCATATAATCATATTGGCATGATTTGCaatacattgaacaaaCAATTTGAAGCATGCATTTGGTTCTTGAGATCAACATTAACCAGAATTGGcaattttcaagttggaatGAATAACTTTAAGTCGATAATAAGGAAGAAACCTTTCGTGGCCAAACTCAACCGTATCAATAGTGACCGCTTTGATGGTGGTAGGTCTAAAACCGAGCCTACAATGGAGGATGATTTGAATACGATGCTTGCCTGCAGAGTTCTCTATTTGTATGATCCTGAAGAACATCAGGTTGATTATAAGaccatcaagaaaacaacgTTTTCCAAACTAGAGGATACTTTATCTCGTCATTTAAAGTCGTCATTTAGCAAATTGCTTTCGGAGGGCAAGGATGGTTCCAATTTTTTCCTTAATCAGTTGGTTTTCCTCATTTCGATTTACTACTT ATTCACTTATCGTTATATTGATCAATTCTGTACTCATTTGCTTGACGTTGAATTAAACGAAATCAGTGCTAccaattctcttcaatGCTTTAGACTCATTTTGAATTGgatcaaagaaaacaagagAGCTTACAGAAGTCTCCAAGACAAACACAGAACCATGAGTAAGATTGTACAAGTactgaacaagttcttaGAAGATAATAGTTTAAATATCCCCGATAAAGT TCATTATTTCCAGGAAGATTTGATGTTCAAAGATTTTATTGTTATCAGAAATCAATTCAGAGACTTTAAAGACGATCTCTTGTTCGGAGCATCCAATATTGATGCTTTACATGGTGACTATTCC
- the FAD3 gene encoding fatty acid desaturase (DSD1) (fatty acid desaturase Dihydroceramide delta(4)-desaturase~go_funtion oxidoreductase activity), with protein MESIKHRVSNQTYTFVTPAADAPIEVLNEFYWTKEAEPHVLRRKQILAKYPEVAKLTGYETKTKWYVLGVVLLQFLVAYYLRDTSPLAWKFMALAYIIGATSNQALFLAIHELSHNLLFKKPLHNKIFAIFANLPIGVPYSASFQPYHQLHHKFMGDHYLDTDLPTKFEAMFLSNLLGKVLFATFQIFFYALRPMFITQIQFTYIHLLNIVVQIATDYVMVQSWGWNALAYFIMSSFLAGSLHPCAGHFIAEHYVLNENNKPRQERKDGITISKELLPAETYSYYGSLNLLTWNVGYHNEHHDFPYIAWTKLPQLREIASEFYDPLPQVTSWCGVIWCFMFNDVNTLWNRVRRTGKERHGSRIRNLDQNQS; from the coding sequence ATGGAGTCGATCAAACACAGAGTGTCCAACCAGACCTACACTTTCGTTACTCCTGCGGCCGATGCTCCCATAGAAGTGCTCAATGAATTCTACTGGACCAAAGAAGCTGAACCTCACGTTCTTCGTCGTAAGCAGATCTTGGCCAAATATCCAGAAGTCGCCAAGCTTACTGGTTATGAGACCAAAACCAAATGGTATGTCCTAGGAGTTGTGTTGCTTCAGTTTTTAGTTGCTTATTACTTGAGGGATACTAGTCCTCTTGCCTGGAAGTTCATGGCGTTAGCTTACATAATTGGAGCTACTTCCAACCAGGCCCTCTTTCTTGCTATTCACGAGTTGTCCCATaacttgttgttcaagaaaccGCTTCACAATAAGATTTTTGCCATATTCGCCAATCTCCCTATTGGAGTTCCGTACTCGGCGTCATTCCAGCCCTATCATCAATTGCATCACAAGTTCATGGGAGACCATTACCTCGACACAGACTTACCTACAAAGTTTGAAGCTATGTTTCTCTCTAACTTACTCGGAAAAGTTCTTTTCGCTACATTCcagatcttcttctatgCCTTAAGACCAATGTTCATCACGCAGATTCAATTCACTTACATacacttgttgaacattgtAGTTCAGATTGCGACAGATTACGTTATGGTTCAATCGTGGGGCTGGAATGCACTTGCATACTTCATCATGAGTTCGTTCTTGGCTGGATCTTTGCATCCTTGTGCTGGCCACTTCATCGCTGAACACTATGTGTTGAACGAGAATAATAAGCCCAGACAGGAGCGCAAGGATGGAATCACTATCAGCAAGGAGTTGCTTCCTGCAGAGACGTATTCATACTACGGCTCGTTGAACCTCTTGACCTGGAATGTAGGCTATCATAACGAGCACCACGACTTCCCCTACATTGCCTGGACGAAGTTGCCGCAACTTAGAGAAATAGCTTCCGAGTTCTACGACCCCTTGCCCCAAGTCACTTCTTGGTGCGGAGTCATTTGGTGTTTTATGTTCAACGACGTCAACACGTTGTGGAACAGAGTAAGAAGAACAGGCAAGGAAAGACACGGTTCCAGAATTAGAAATCTTGATCAGAACCAAAGCTGA
- the CCP2 gene encoding cytochrome c peroxidase (go_funtion peroxidase activity~go_process response to oxidative stress), translated as MPFGATSTSLIKAIQEVFPTPGYDDGSLAPIILRLAWHCCATYDISTGNGGSNGATMRFVPEITDEGNTGLDISRAALEPVKQKFPRISYSDLWTLAGKVAIESMGGPEIPWTAGRVDCRDDRHVPSNGHLPFADKDAGHIRSTFQRMGFGDQEAVILLGAHSLGRCHKRFSGWEGKWTTNPIQFSNDFYKVLVNENWQKGTVPETGREQYFNEDKSLMMLNTDMELLRDPEYLRWVIVYSRDEQAYFRDFAATFGKLLELGISRDINGQVLPKAEFFYNEK; from the exons ATGCCCTTTGGTGCCACTTCCACAAGCT TGATCAAGGCTATTCAAGAGGTTTTTCCAACCCCAGGTTACGATGATGGGTCTCTTGCACCCATCATACTCCGGTTAGCATGGCATTGCTGTGCAACGTACGACATTTCTACTGGCAATGGAGGATCTAATGGAGCTACCATGAGATTTGTTCCGGAGATCACCGATGAAGGCAATACTGGACTAGACATATCCCGTGCTGCCCTTGAACCCGTGAAACAGAAATTCCCTCGGATCAGCTATTCTGACCTCTGGACATTAGCGGGTAAAGTAGCCATAGAGTCCATGGGAGGACCGGAGATTCCATGGACTGCAGGTCGTGTTGACTGTAGAGATGACCGACATGTTCCCAGTAATGGGCATCTACCTTTTGCAGATAAAGATGCCGGCCATATTAGAAGTACTTTTCAGCGAATGGGATTCGGAGACCAGGAGGCTGTTATTTTACTCGGAGCACATAGCTTAGGTAGATGTCATAAAAGGTTTAGCGGATGGGAAGGAAAGTGGACGACAAACCCTATCCAATTCTCCAACGACTTCTACAAGGTCTTGGTGAATGAGAATTGGCAGAAGGGTACTGTACCAGAGACTGGTAGGGAGCAATActtcaatgaagataaaaGTCTCATGATGCTCAACACTGATATGGAGCTTCTTCGGGACCCCGAGTACCTCCGCTGGGTTATCGTGTATAGTAGAGACGAGCAAGCATATTTCAGAGATTTTGCAGCTACATTCGGCAAGCTCTTGGAATTAGGAATACTGAGGGATATCAACGGCCAAGTTCTTCCTAAAGCTGAGTTCTTCTATAATgagaaatag
- a CDS encoding cytoskeletal binding and regulatory protein (go_process endocytosis) has translation MSFKGLKKTIVRAPQNFRQKMNMGDITSDAVYQDAERRFKELEMETKKLSDESKRYFSAVNGMLDYQIDFSKAIEEIYKPISGRLSDPNSTVPEDNPEGIQAADQYREVVKELKETLKPDLELIEKRIVGPAQELLKVIQSIRKMAVKRDHKQVDLDRHKRTHKKYEDKKERTAKDEEKMYNAEAEVSIAQQEYDYYNDMLKTELPILFQMQADFIRPLFVSFYYMQLNIFYTLYNRMEELKIPYFDLSTDIVEAYNFKKGNIEEQTDAIGITHFKVGHAKSKLEATKRRHALNSPPPGGVPGAPGYGEQLPGYTAGQYGQQEPQYGDYKNASGAYQPPAAPGAYGAYGQPPAGTTAPVTPAYGAYGQQTPASTGTSSYGGQTCTALYDYTAQAQGDLTFPAGAVIEVVEKTADANGWWTGRYNGQTGVFPGNYVQLG, from the exons atgtcGTTTAAGGGCCTCAAGAAAACGATCGTCCGGGCTCCCCAGAACTTCCGTCAAAAGATGAATATGGGAGACATCACAAGCGATGCTGTCTACCAGGATGCTGAACGAagattcaaagaattggagATGGAAACCAAGAAATTGAGTGACGAGTCTAAGCGGTACTTTCTGGCCGTTAATGGGATGTTGGACTACCAGATAGATTTTTCCAAGGCCATTGAGGAAATCTACAAACCCATTAGTGGTCGGTTGTCGGACCCAAACTCTACTGTCCCCGAGGATAATCCCGAGGGTATCCAGGCCGCCGACCAATACAGAGAAGTAGTtaaagagttgaaggaaacaTTGAAGCCAGACTTGGAACTTATTGAAAAGCGTATTGTTGGTCCGGCCCAGGAGCTTTTGAAGGTGATCCAGTCCATCAGAAAGATGGCTGTTAAACGTGACCACAAGCAGGTGGATTTGGATCGTCACAAGAGAACTCACAAGAAGTACGAGGataagaaggaaagaacTGCCAaggacgaagaaaagatgTATAATGCAGAGGCGGAAGTGTCTATTGCTCAGCAGGAATACGATTACTACAATGATATGTTGAAGACCGAGTTGCCCATCTTGTTCCAGATGCAGGCGGACTTCATCAGACCGCTATTTGTCAGTTTCTACTACATGCAATTGAACATATTCTATACGTTGTACAACCGTATGGAGGAGTTGAAAATTCCCTACTTTGACTTATCCACTGATATCGTAGAGGcctacaatttcaaaaaggGCAACATCGAGGAACAGACCGATGCTATAGGTATAACCCACTTTAAGGTGGGCCACGCCAAGTCCAAATTGGAAGCTACTAAAAGACGCCATGCATTGAATAGTCCTCCTCCAGGAGGGGTTCCTGGTGCTCCAGGATACGGGGAACAGTTACCAGGATATACTGCTGGTCAATACGGCCAACAGGAGCCTCAGTATGGAGACTATAAAAATGCGCTGGGTGCTTACCAACCTCCAGCAGCCCCTGGAGCTTATGGTGCTTATGGCCAACCTCCGGCTGGTACTACAGCCCCCGTTACTCCTGCTTATGGAGCGTATGGCCAGCAGACCCCTGCAAGTACTGGGACCTCATCCTATGGAG GTCAGACTTGTACAGCATTATATGATTACACAGCACAAGCTCAGGGCGATTTGACTTTCCCAGCTGGTGCTGTGATTGAAGTAGTGGAGAAGACTGCTGATGCTAACGGCTGGTGGACTGGTAGATACAATGGTCAAACCGGTGTTTTCCCAGGAAATTATGTGCAGTTGGGTTAG